The sequence AACTGTTGGAAGCTACGGCTTGGCACGTTTTACCACTCAATTGCAAATGGGTCTGGAGAAATCGTCTGTTTTATTGAATTATGGTCATCAAATTTCTGATGGTTATTTAGATCATAATGCTTCACGTAAAGATTTCTTAAATGCGGTTTTGGACTTTCATCCAAGCGAAAAACAAACCGTAAGCACCTATATCGGGTTTAGCAACAGTTATGACGAACGTGGCGGAGAGCTAACCATTGGACAATACGACACTTTGGATTACAGCGGAAACAAACGTTACATTAAAAATAATGCACATAGCGAAGTGATAAGTTTCCGTGCAGGTTTGAGCCATAAGTATGATTTTACTAAATGGCTTTCAAATACAACAACCGTTTATGGTTCTGGATTGAACACTAACGCAAGTTCTGCGGGTGGATGGACCGATAAAGACCCAACAAACTACGGAACACGAGTTACTTTCGATTTTAATTTTGATTTAAGTGAAGACTTCAGTCTTTCGGGAGTTGCGGGACTTGAATTTCAGGAGCAACGTTCGCAATCCATTAGCTACGGAATGATCGAAAACCCTAATGATCCTGAAGGTTATAACATAATTGGCGCTGTGCGAAGCAACCAATATTCTAAATCTAAAAACAAATTACTTTTTACAGAATGGGTTTTGAAAATGCCTTATGATATTGCCATAACCGCTGGAATTGGCAAAAGCTCAATGAACCTTGATTTGGAAGATCGTGCTTACGATCCTTCAAAAGGAAAACCGCAAGTTGTTTCAGCAAATTATGAAGATTTATTTTCGCCACATTTCGCGGTGAATAAAATTTTCAACAACAATGTTTCGCTTTACGCTTCCTATAGCAAAGGCTACAAAGCGCCCGTGAGCGGCAACGTGATTGTTGGCTATACTGGCGAGCTGAATACGGATCTTAAAGCCGAAGAAGGAAATCAGTTTGAAATCGGTTCAAAAGGAAACCTTTTAAACAGTAAACTACATTATGAAGTAGCTTTGTTTCAAGCTAAATTCAAAAATAAATTTACTTCGGTTGCAGTTCCAGCAGGCGATGGCACTACACTTTATTCATACATAGCCAACGGTGGCGAGCTGAATAATAAAGGTGTGGAAGCATTGGTAAAATATACAGCTTATGAGTCTGAAACAGGTTTCTTCGGAAATGTGAGTCCGTATATAAATGCCGCATATTCAGATTTTAAATATGAAAATTTTGTTTACGAAGCGTTAAGCAGACAAGGTGATTTTACGGTAAATAACTACAGCGGAAAAGCCGTTGCAGGAGTCGCTCCTTGGGTTGTAAATGCTGGGGTTGATTTTGAGACAAACCTAGGTCTTTACGGAACGGTGAATTATGCGTATCACGATCCAGTTCCTTTTACTTCAGATGGTTTAAACGTTGCTGACAGCTATAGTTTATTGAATGCGAAACTCGGCTACAGAATGAGTTTTGGTCACTTTGACCTTGATGCTTATGCAGGTGCAGATAACATTACTGGCGAAAAATATTACATCATGCTTTTCTTAAATCAGCTTGACGATGCATACATTCCTGCGCCTTTGGATACCGTTTTTTATGGCGGACTTAATTTGAAGTATAATTTTTAAAAACCTCTGCGACCTCTGTGTCTCTGCGGTAAATTTCTCCACCGCAAAGTCGCCGAGAACGCAAAGTAATAATCTGTTACTATGAAAAAATCAATCACATTAATACTTGTCACCTTAACCTTCGTTTCCTGCGGAAGATTCGGCAATGAAGATAAAAAGAAAGACCACGAAGAGCGCATCGTGTGCATTTCGAAACAGTACAGCGAAATAATTTATGCACTCGGTGCCGAAGAAGATATTGTGGCAATAGATGTTTCCAGTACTTATCCGCCAGAAATAAAAGATTTACCAACAATTGGTTACCATCGCGCATTGGCTGCGGAACCTATTCTTTCTATGAAACCAACCTTAATTTTGGAAGACAACAACATTGGCCCAGAACATGTAGTTACCCAGTTGAAGGATTTGAAAATACCGATGAAGCAATTCGGGCATTATGAAAATACTATTGCAGGAACGGATTCTTTGATTCGCGAAATGGGTAGCTATTTTCACAAAGAAGAAAAGGCAGAAGAACTCTGCAAAAAGTTGGATGCTGATATGAGCTACGCAAAACAACAAGGCGTTTGGTATGAAAAGAAACCGAAGGTTTTAGTAATCCATTTTGGGCAAGCAAACAATATTTATTTGGTAATGACCAAAAATAGCAACGCCGGAAAAATGATTGAATGGGCTGGTGGTGAAATGGCCGTTGATGGCGAACGCGGAATGACACAATTTTCACCTGAAGTAGTTGCTAAAAGTGATCCAGATATAATCCTGTTAACTGATTTTGGTTACGACCGTTTAGGCTCTACTAATGAAGTGGGAACGCTTCCAGGAATTTCAAGCACTCGTGCTTTTAAAGAGGGAAAAGTATTCCGAGTTGAAGAGCATGATATGGTTTATTTAGGACCTCGAACTGGCGAGAATGTGGTTGAATTGCAGAAGTTGATACATTCTGAAAAGGGATTAGGGATTAGGGATTAGGGATTAGGGATTAGGGATTAGGGATTAGGGAAAATAAATTTTGAAACTTGAATATTAAATTTTGAATAAAATCATCAACAAATATCGTGGAACGTTTCCAATTTTAGTAATCCTCTTGATTGTGGTTACGTTCTTTTCTATCCGGTATGGCGCGGTTGCTATCTCTTTGGAAGAAATAATTTCTTCCTTTAAAAAATACTTTTCCGATCCAGAAAGCATGGATTTAACCGAACGTATTTTTATGGAAATACGTTTACCACGGGCAATTCTCTGCATTTTTGTTGGTGCTAGTTTGGCGGTTGGAGGTACGCTTTTGCAAGCCTTATTTAGAAACCCAATCGTAGAGCCTGGGCTTATTGGCACTTCTTGCGGGGCTGCTTTTGGAGCGGCTTTATATTTTGCTTTGGGCGCAAGTTTTGGTTTCACTGTTGGAAAATGGACGTTGCCTTTAGCGGCTTGTTTGGGAGCTTTATTATCTACGGGTATGGTTTTCTTCCTATCGCAATCGCGCAATAATGGTAAAAGTT comes from Aequorivita sublithincola DSM 14238 and encodes:
- a CDS encoding heme/hemin ABC transporter substrate-binding protein, yielding MKKSITLILVTLTFVSCGRFGNEDKKKDHEERIVCISKQYSEIIYALGAEEDIVAIDVSSTYPPEIKDLPTIGYHRALAAEPILSMKPTLILEDNNIGPEHVVTQLKDLKIPMKQFGHYENTIAGTDSLIREMGSYFHKEEKAEELCKKLDADMSYAKQQGVWYEKKPKVLVIHFGQANNIYLVMTKNSNAGKMIEWAGGEMAVDGERGMTQFSPEVVAKSDPDIILLTDFGYDRLGSTNEVGTLPGISSTRAFKEGKVFRVEEHDMVYLGPRTGENVVELQKLIHSEKGLGIRD
- a CDS encoding TonB-dependent receptor, encoding MTKIYLSLLGLLITVSVFGQEKLTGKIYDTANNAPLVGAKIEMNGTEVSSTDSEGNFSVPCSENQTLSISYIGFETSSVKVKNCSDFINIGLKTTINALDEVQLSGTLDNNKKVLDKPLSVIHLEEKELNRGTGLYLDDAINANVPGVIMTRRAVSSGQQFNIRGYGNGVGFKGATNNFDGQGYKVYYNNIPLTDAEGITMLDDIDFGSVGSVDVIKGPAGSIYGFAIAGVVNLTTTRPENGQSSLSEKVTVGSYGLARFTTQLQMGLEKSSVLLNYGHQISDGYLDHNASRKDFLNAVLDFHPSEKQTVSTYIGFSNSYDERGGELTIGQYDTLDYSGNKRYIKNNAHSEVISFRAGLSHKYDFTKWLSNTTTVYGSGLNTNASSAGGWTDKDPTNYGTRVTFDFNFDLSEDFSLSGVAGLEFQEQRSQSISYGMIENPNDPEGYNIIGAVRSNQYSKSKNKLLFTEWVLKMPYDIAITAGIGKSSMNLDLEDRAYDPSKGKPQVVSANYEDLFSPHFAVNKIFNNNVSLYASYSKGYKAPVSGNVIVGYTGELNTDLKAEEGNQFEIGSKGNLLNSKLHYEVALFQAKFKNKFTSVAVPAGDGTTLYSYIANGGELNNKGVEALVKYTAYESETGFFGNVSPYINAAYSDFKYENFVYEALSRQGDFTVNNYSGKAVAGVAPWVVNAGVDFETNLGLYGTVNYAYHDPVPFTSDGLNVADSYSLLNAKLGYRMSFGHFDLDAYAGADNITGEKYYIMLFLNQLDDAYIPAPLDTVFYGGLNLKYNF